Proteins encoded together in one Gigantopelta aegis isolate Gae_Host chromosome 8, Gae_host_genome, whole genome shotgun sequence window:
- the LOC121378919 gene encoding cerebellar degeneration-related protein 2-like, whose protein sequence is MDEMDSCETYESENYEADWYENDLQLAAELGKALLERNRELEAEVSQLQQTNSEQSQEIQYLNRQLETIRTMDESRMRIYEELERNSLEIERTNQKLQEESKSDKQKINRLVSTVDHLESKVEDLQKKIDDLKTAAVARKQERRRAVSLASLLDHEAKTQLYQDDLTWSYTEQFKNLPLNPYELEIQKLQDKVHHLKSLQSIEKNKREKLELENMILIQENEILENRVSTLELNVMDLQRKEKLELPSPVAKSPSDSASKSKVEVFCSRCETVIADDECQTLILKEVEHDDPTLSGEGKAVKLGGGGSLYGSTESINKVATDAQEISDKGGMNGNRSILDELEAQYKTLFTKYEAVIQGRFKRISGDLDDTVEERMRKRLANKGVQTLLNLTKHNEYAQEGTQLAPYKILFKELFATLRQTRIEEGAEKSPSPSSTPITSESKAVDDYEN, encoded by the exons ATGGACGAAATGGACTCTTGTGAGACCTACGAAAGCGAGAATTATGAGGCAGACTGGTACGAAAATG atcTGCAGTTGGCAGCAGAGCTCGGTAAAGCTCTACTTGAACGGAACCGTGAACTGGAGGCGGAAGTCTCGCAGTTACAGCAGACGAACAGTGAACAGTCGCAAGAGATTCAG TATCTTAATAGACAGCTGGAGACAATACGGACGATGGACGAATCACGCATGCGCATTTATGAAGAACTAGAAAGGAACTCATTGGAAATAGAGAGAACCAATCAAAAGCTACAAGAAGAATCAAAATCAGACAAACAGAAAATCAACAG ACTAGTGAGCACTGTGGATCACCTGGAGAGCAAGGTGGAAGACTTGCAGAAGAAGATAGACGACCTGAAAACGGCAGCGGTAGCCAGGAAGCAGGAAAGACGACGAGCCGTCAGTCTAGCCAGTCTCCTGGACCACGAGGCCAAGACCCAGCTCTATCAAGACGACCTGACCTGGTCGTACACGGAACAGTTCAAGAATCTGCCGCTCAATCCGTACGAACTCGAGATTCAGAAGCTGCAGGACAAGGTGCACCACCTGAAGAGTCTGCAGTCCATAGAGAAGAACAAACGTGAGAAGCTGGAGCTGGAGAACATGATTCTGATCCAGGAGAACGAAATCCTGGAAAACAGGGTCAGCACGCTGGAACTCAACGTGATGGACCTTCAGCGGAAAGAGAAGCTCGAGCTCCCATCACCCGTGGCGAAATCACCATCGGACTCTGCGTCTAAGTCTAAAGTGGAGGTTTTCTGCAGCAGGTGTGAAACTGTCATAGCAGACGACGAGTGCCAGACGTTGATTCTGAAGGAAGTGGAACATGACGACCCGACGCTCAGCGGCGAAGGAAAAGCCGTAAAGCTCGGGGGAGGTGGGAGTCTGTACGGGAGTACAGAATCCATCAACAAAGTGGCCACAGATGCGCAGGAGATCTCGGACAAGGGAGGGATGAACGGCAACAGAAGTATCTTGGATGAGCTGGAGGCGCAGTACAAGACTCTGTTCACGAAGTACGAGGCCGTCATCCAGGGCAGGTTCAAGCGCATCAGCGGCGACCTGGACGATACCGTCGAGGAGCGCATGCGCAAGAGACTCGCAAACAAGGGCGTGCAGACGTTACTTAACCTGACGAAGCATAACGAGTATGCGCAGGAGGGTACCCAGCTGGCCCCGTACAAGATTCTCTTCAAGGAGCTGTTCGCGACACTGCGTCAGACGAGGATTGAAGAAGGGGCGGAGAAGTCTCCAAGCCCCTCCTCCACTCCCATTACGTCGGAAAGCAAAGCTGTTGATGATTATGAAAACTGA
- the LOC121379537 gene encoding ice nucleation protein-like has protein sequence MKLALLLIVSLCLFHLTDARRRKNRNRGPRKSLEERLKMRVEKGLFKVCGAVELLDELEFNESDLPETTNLPFEQSTSNGATDSPIEAGPTAGYSNGPTAGYSNGPTAGYSNGPTGPTAGYSNGPTAGYSNGPTAGYSNGPTAGYSNGPTAGYSNGPTGPTAGYSNGPTAGYSNGPTEGYSNGPTEGYSNGPMEGYSNGPMEGYSNGPTEGYSNGPTEGYSNGPTAGYSNGPTAGYSNGPTAGYSNGPTAGYSTGPTAGYSNGPTGPTAGYSNGPTGPTAGYSNGPTGPTAGYSNGPTGPTAGYSNGPTGPTAGYSNGPTGPTAGYSNGPTGPTAGYSNGPTGPTAGYSNGPTGPTAGYSNGPTAGYSNGPTAGYSNGPTAGYSNGPTAGYSNGPTAGYSNGPTADYSNGPTAGYSNGPTGVSNAPGMVPVLGSGGGFSQSPSFPVKRGRNRNRNRMSRVNETEVLRLLDTGLMDILHETCDNEVFQDARPPPMRGSRFGRLPDAMKIDRLKGFVVRKTFKLCIFGKRLENLPVNSEYLDLLDEACDFLENSREEPTTPKPEVFTSTSETESNFSSENPVNARALSHKPDTVLLLTNICREIFSLNENTVFSTLHKLLPEDSKMVTSVKEGLMSVCRILLDVIKKDHLL, from the exons ATGAAGTTAGCTCTGTTGCTGATTGTGTCCTTGTGTCTGTTCCATTTGACGGACGCACGGAGACGCAAGAATAGAAACCGGGGTCCGCGGAAATCTCTCGAGGAAAGACTGAAAATGCGTGTCGAGAAAGGCCTGTTTAAAGTTTGCGGCGCCGTCGAGCTTTTGGACGAGTTGGAG TTCAATGAATCTGACCTGCCAGAGACGACTAATCTACCATTTGAACAGAGTACATCAAATGGAGCAACTGATTCACCAATTGAAGCTGGGCCGACGGCGGGCTACTCGAACGGGCCGACGGCGGGCTACTCGAACGGGCCGACGGCGGGCTACTCGAACGGGCCGACGGGGCCGACGGCGGGCTACTCGAACGGGCCGACGGCGGGCTACTCGAACGGGCCGACGGCGGGCTACTCGAACGGGCCGACGGCGGGCTACTCGAACGGGCCGACGGCGGGCTACTCGAACGGGCCGACGGGGCCGACGGCGGGCTACTCGAACGGGCCGACGGCGGGCTACTCGAACGGGCCGACGGAAGGCTACTCGAACGGGCCGACGGAAGGCTACTCGAACGGGCCGATGGAAGGCTACTCGAACGGGCCGATGGAAGGCTACTCGAACGGGCCGACGGAAGGCTACTCGAACGGGCCGACGGAAGGCTACTCGAACGGGCCGACGGCGGGCTACTCGAACGGGCCGACGGCGGGCTACTCGAACGGGCCGACGGCGGGCTACTCGAACGGGCCGACGGCGGGCTACTCGACGGGGCCGACGGCGGGCTACTCGAACGGGCCGACGGGGCCGACGGCGGGCTACTCGAACGGGCCGACGGGGCCGACGGCGGGCTACTCGAACGGGCCGACGGGGCCGACGGCGGGCTACTCGAACGGGCCGACGGGGCCGACGGCGGGCTACTCGAACGGGCCGACGGGGCCGACGGCGGGCTACTCGAACGGGCCGACGGGGCCGACGGCGGGCTACTCGAACGGGCCGACGGGGCCGACGGCGGGCTACTCGAACGGGCCGACGGGGCCGACGGCGGGCTACTCGAACGGGCCGACGGGGCCGACGGCGGGCTACTCGAACGGGCCGACGGCGGGCTACTCGAACGGGCCGACGGCGGGCTACTCGAACGGGCCGACGGCGGGCTACTCGAACGGGCCGACGGCGGGCTACTCGAACGGGCCGACGGCGGGCTACTCGAACGGGCCGACGGCGGACTACTCGAACGGGCCGACGGCGGGCTACTCGAACGGGCCGACGGGCGTGTCGAATGCGCCTGGTATGGTACCCGTCCTAGGTAGCGGCGGGGGTTTCTCGCAGTCCCCGTCATTTCCCGTGAAGCGAGGAAGGAACAGGAACAGGAACCGAATGAGCAGGGTCAACGAGACCGAAGTCCTCCGCCTCTTGGACACGGGACTGATGGACATCCTCCACGAGACGTGCGATAACGAAGTGTTCCAGGACGCTCGACCACCACCCATGAGAGGCAGCCGGTTCGGGCGACTTCCAGACGCTATGAAAATTGACAGATTGAAGGGCTTCGTTGTAAGGAAAACCTTCAAGTTGTGCATCTTCGGCAAACGTCTGGAAAATCTGCCGGTTAAT agtgAATATCTCGACCTGTTGGATGAAGCCTGCGACTTCTTGGAAAATTCTCGAGAGGAACCCACGACGCCAAAGCCTGAAGTTTTCACTTCAACATCGGAAACAGAATCAAACTTCTCAAGCGAAAACCCGGTCAATGCCAGAGCCTTGTCGCACAAACCTG